Proteins encoded together in one Amblyomma americanum isolate KBUSLIRL-KWMA chromosome 1, ASM5285725v1, whole genome shotgun sequence window:
- the LOC144104383 gene encoding uncharacterized protein LOC144104383 — translation MRAPRRSTRAARADDFAPRQAVGSCQTRRKVRLLPPLTTKTLRCPAAVFLGVGRARQDKNRASLSTRFRKIQSEGGSGLRPLDQAKKTGSQQNGPAYVQNISCPSTSIGCRRS, via the exons atgcgagcgccgcgaagatcaacgcgagcggcgcgagcagacgatttcgcgccgcgccaggctgtcggcagctgtcagacacggcggaaagtgagacttctgcccccattgacaacaaagacgctgcgatgcccagctgctgtgttcctgggtgtcggtcgcgcacgccaggacaagaaccgggcgtcactttccacac gtttccgaaagatccagagcgaaggaggcagtggactgaggccgttagaccaggccaaaaagactgggagccagcaaaatggacctgcgtatgttcaaaacatttcctgcccgagcacttcgatcggatgtcgccgctcgtag